The Pseudomonas sp. MPC6 nucleotide sequence GAAGTAACTGACCATCTGATCGTTCGGGCTGCCCAGCAAGGCCGGGGTGATGTAGTAACCGATGGCGAGGATGAACACCAACAGGCAACCGGCACCGACACCGGCATAGGTCTGCGGGAAGTACACCCGCCAGAAGCTGGCGAACGGGTGACAGCCAAGGGAAATAGCCGCACGCATGTAAGTCGGCGAGATGCCTTTCATCACGCTGTAGATCGGCAGGATCATGAACGGCAGCAGGATGTGCACCATCGAGATGTAGACCCCGGTGCGGTTGAACACCAGTTCCAGCGGCTTATCGATGATGCCCATGGCCATCAGGCCGCTGTTGATCAGGCCGCCCGATTGCAGCAGTACGATCCACGCGGCGACCCGCACCAGAATCGAGGTCCAGAACGGCAGCAGCACCAGAATCATCAGCAGGTTGCTTTGCCTCGATGGCAGGTTCGCCAGCAGATAGGCCAATGGATACGCCAGCACCAGGCAGATCACGGTGATGACCAGGCCCATCCAGAAGGTACGGGCGAAGATATCGAGGTAGATGGCCTGATCGGGGGTGGCGGGGGCGATTTCGCCAAGGTCGTCGATCCGGTGGTCCACTGCCGCCAGCAGGTAGTACGGCGTAATGCTGCTGGTGTTGCGGCGTACGGCTTGCCAGTAGGCCGGGTCGCCCCAGCGCTCGTCGAGACTTTCCAGCGCTTCTTTATAAGAGGCCGGTTCGGTGGCGAACGGCAAGGCGCGTGCGGTTTTGGTCAGCAGGCTGCGATAGCCGGCCAACTCCATGTTCAAGCGCTTGGACAGGTCGCCCAGGGTCTGGTTCTTGCGGGCTTCTGCCAGGTCTTCACTGGCCGCCTTGTAAACCGGTTCAGCAGGCAGGCCGCGGCCGTCCCAGCTGGCGATGGCTGCCACGGTTCGCGGCATGCCGCCGACCACTTCCGGGTTACCGACGCTTTTGTAGAGCAGCGCCACGATCGGCACCAGGAACACCAGCAGCAGAAACAGCACCAGCGGCGCGATCAAGGCCTGGGCCTTCCAGCGGTTGATCCGCTCGGCATGCTTGAGCCGCTGCTTCAAGGTGGGGTCTGTGCCCGCGTTCAGGGGAATGGCGGTGGCCATGGCGTACTCCGAAAATCTTTGATCGTTACAAAGGAAGGCAAGCCACCTCTGTTCTTGATAACTACACATCACCCCTGTAGGAGCGAAGCTTGCCCGCGAAGACGGTGTGCCAGTCAACATCGATGTTGAATGTACCGACGCCTTCGCGGGCAAGCCTCGCTCCTACAGGAGTGGATAAGCCCACGGGGTGGTCTTATTTTGCAGCCCAGGAATTGAAACGCTGCTCGAGCTGCTCGCCGTTGTCAGCCCAGAAGCTGACGTCGATCTGCACCTGGTTGGCGATGTTTTCCGGGGTGGTCGGCATGTCCTTCAGGACATCCTTGGCCAACAGCGGTACGGCTTGTACGTTGGCTGGGCCGTAAGCGATGTTTTCCGAATAGGTCTTCTGCTGTTGCGGCTGCACCGAGAACGCGATGAATTTCTTCGCCGCTTCAGCACGTGCCTTGTCCAGACCTTTTGGAATGGCCCAGGCGTCGAAGTCGTAGATGCCGCCGTTCCACACCACTTTCAGGTTGCTTTCTTTCTGCACCGCAGCGATCCGGCCGTTGTAGGCCGAGCTCATGACCACGTCACCGGAAGCGAGGTATTGCGGCGGCTGTGCGCCGGCTTCCCACCACTGGATGCTTGGCTTGAGCTCATCGAGCTTCTTGAACGCGCGATCCTGGCCATCCTTGCCGGCCAGCACCTTGTAGACGTCTTTCGGCGCAACGCCGTCGGCCATCAGTGCGAATTCCAGGGTGTACTTGGCGCCTTTACGCAGGCCGCGTTTACCCGGGAATTTCTTGGTGTCCCAGAAATCCACCCAACTGGTCGGTGCGGTTTTCAGCTTGTCGGCGTTGTAGGCCAGCACGGTCGACCACACGAAGAAGCCCA carries:
- a CDS encoding ABC transporter permease — protein: MATAIPLNAGTDPTLKQRLKHAERINRWKAQALIAPLVLFLLLVFLVPIVALLYKSVGNPEVVGGMPRTVAAIASWDGRGLPAEPVYKAASEDLAEARKNQTLGDLSKRLNMELAGYRSLLTKTARALPFATEPASYKEALESLDERWGDPAYWQAVRRNTSSITPYYLLAAVDHRIDDLGEIAPATPDQAIYLDIFARTFWMGLVITVICLVLAYPLAYLLANLPSRQSNLLMILVLLPFWTSILVRVAAWIVLLQSGGLINSGLMAMGIIDKPLELVFNRTGVYISMVHILLPFMILPIYSVMKGISPTYMRAAISLGCHPFASFWRVYFPQTYAGVGAGCLLVFILAIGYYITPALLGSPNDQMVSYFVAFYTNTSINWGMATALGGLLLLATVVLYLIYNWLVGASRLRLS
- a CDS encoding ABC transporter substrate-binding protein; protein product: MLRSLKFTALVMGMIGAAHAMAAGPDLTVVSFGGANKAAQVKAFYAPWEAAGNGKIVAGEYNGEMAKVKAMVDTKSVSWDLVEVESPELSRGCDEDMFEQLDPALFGKNEDYVKGAIQPCGVGFFVWSTVLAYNADKLKTAPTSWVDFWDTKKFPGKRGLRKGAKYTLEFALMADGVAPKDVYKVLAGKDGQDRAFKKLDELKPSIQWWEAGAQPPQYLASGDVVMSSAYNGRIAAVQKESNLKVVWNGGIYDFDAWAIPKGLDKARAEAAKKFIAFSVQPQQQKTYSENIAYGPANVQAVPLLAKDVLKDMPTTPENIANQVQIDVSFWADNGEQLEQRFNSWAAK